Proteins encoded in a region of the Bactrocera tryoni isolate S06 chromosome 4, CSIRO_BtryS06_freeze2, whole genome shotgun sequence genome:
- the LOC120775144 gene encoding polyhomeotic-proximal chromatin protein — translation MDRRGLKFISKRTDIESDVVTHPTPTNVYLPTQPLKDNSNIRIIRVNSEYTQSVDSTTAALKQQQQQQQQANTTTTTTTNNSVHTHISNNNNNNNNNSNVNSHKNNERPLKCLETLAQKAGITFDEKYDFASPPYPDTHISSASNNNTHNINISYKQHPLGSSGGVSSSTSTSSAATATTSTSIPSSTSSTFVSSSTTVAISNTTAPPNNVATHKNFTLEKSQSPAQQVAPSSVPLQISPEQLQQLQQLQLQHGSPFATIQVKQEFPTHTATTHQLSAAGAAGELKHAGLLDPTQANQLQQMQMQLADPTAGAPGSPANQQTPSSAAAAVAAMQQQHSTTISTMSPMQLTGQVLGDWAQGRTVQLMPQQTALNSGFIYPQLVSGNLIHSNLGQQPIQVIASKPFQGGTPQMITTTTQNAKQMIGGNAGFPNTYAIPSSQSPQALLFTPVLAQSPQQQQNLFNSMVASAANAQQQQQQQQQQQQQAQNVKATTDAQKSLQQKVVQKVTTTTNTVQSATGTAGGVAQQQQQQSTQQCVQVSQATMPTQIISPLQGATGTQQMQIGPWVPFWQNPIIIRGTQPDGTQSMFIQQPASHQTIQAQQQNPITLQCNVAQPTAKPRQQIEALAPKQQQSHQQQAQQQQQQTAQAVVAAQLQQQAITASQLQQQVAQRVPQILPQNGGQIRPASSVSTQTAQNQSLLKKMRTKQQPVRPALPTMKTENGQPQQVKAQTVATAAGLQQQGATMHQVVTPAGKMVVMSTGPSITIQNGQAIQQTTTTGHVDKQQQQQQQQQIQIQQMQKQQQQQQQALLQQHLLQQQFASAIQMQQQQQQQQQLQQQQQPQQIQLQVAPQTFITQQQQQQAQQQQQQLQTQLLQQQLVQQQQQQQQQQQQQQQQQREQQQQQQQNIIHQIVVQQQPQQAQAQAHQQQPQQQQQTHLPTQIAGVPFSVSSSTPSSIASSAAAALQQHAVYQSKASTLPTTSVVTITNQAGPLVTSTIGINQTAQLQQQQQQQQQSLLAASLAASQQQQAQQHAQQQAQQQAQQQHQQQQQQAQALAQQQAQQQQQQQQNQMAPPAAQPLPQPSIVSTPTQSPLLGLTSMMNASMGGLQSSPVTSTATAAATMASPINSGAGAGVTAVSSLPGTPIKTLSNEQQQQQQQLQQQHQLQQQYKNALAAQSQAHIVVGSIASEANRTMQVTSATIAANSNQMIHLNNANAANVTAAAAAAELKEAAAKTAMEAPKVATPQQQTVEPTSASSTTTTGATQQQQQMAANNATNGGNSAAATTANQANAEAAKAASAMDTTPAPTTPTTPTTTAASPTKSVANVTSLTQSTTPSPTKGARNDNAKTANTEAEKSAAAASSTNDDGNTQVVKSNNAISMSKNMSSMANIKVEKDLPKAMIKPNVLTHVIEGLLIKEADEPFPVTRQRYTDKDTEDEPPKKKISLDEETHNAINQTNGVSALPPDMVACEQCGKPEHKTKLKKKRFCSLTCARQSKASMNEQPTEAPTQSNNSVSAASNQQNNAEQMLSNNSKNANEISSISSNTNEAPAPEKMQTDQIPSAPITGYSNNVAANNKHENAALVAAEAQHAANVAAAANAAAVATAAATANATAAGNASAATAQASAAAPAERPAMADWSVAEVCEFIRHLPGCTDYVDDFEQQEIDGQALMLLKENHLVNAMGMKLGPALKIVAKVESMKEQAPAPNAEKELQQ, via the exons AACGGATATTGAAAGCGACGTCGTCACACATCCAACGCCTACCAACGTCTACTTACCTACTCAGCCATTGAAGGATAACTCGAATATTAGGATTATCAGAGTGAATTCGGAGTACACACAGTCAGTGGATAGCACAACAGCTGCattaaaacaacagcaacagcaacaacaacaagcgaacACCACCACTACAACTACCACAAACAATAGTGTTCATACACACataagcaacaataataacaacaacaataacaatagcaacgtAAATTCTCACAAAAACAACGAACGCCCACTCAAGTGCCTGGAAACACTCGCACAAAAGGCGGGCATTACATTTGACGAGAAATACGATTTCGCCAGTCCACCATATCCGGATACGCATATTAGTAGcgctagcaacaacaacactcatAATATCAACATCAGCTATAAGCAGCACCCCTTAGGTAGCAGTGGTGGCGTTtcgtcatcaacatcaacatcatcggctgccacagcaacaacatctACATCCATACCATCCTCTACATCGTCGACGTTTGTCAGCTCCTCGACAACGGTCGCTATAAGCAATACAACAGCGCCGCCAAACAACGTAGCAACGCATAAAAACTTCACGCTGGAGAAATCACAGAGTCCAGCCCAACAGGTGGCGCCCTCATCGGTGCCACTGCAAATCTCACCCGAACAATTGCAGCAGTTGCAACAATTGCAATTGCAACATGGCTCACCATTCGCCACCATACAGGTGAAACAGGAATTTCCCACACACACTGCCACCACACATCAGTTGAGCGCCGCCGGCGCTGCGGGCGAACTAAAGCATGCCGGCCTACTCGATCCCACGCAAGCAAATCAACTGCAACAAATGCAAATGCAGTTGGCCGATCCAACGGCCGGCGCACCGGGCAGTCCGGCTAATCAGCAAACACCGAGCAGCGCTGCGGCTGCTGTTGCCgctatgcaacaacaacactcgaCCACCATAAGCACCATGTCGCCGATGCAGTTGACCGGTCAGGTGTTGGGCGATTGGGCGCAGGGACGCACCGTGCAGCTGATGCCGCAGCAGACGGCGCTCAATTCGGGTTTCATCTATCCACAGCTGGTCTCTGGCAATTTGATACACTCCAATTTGGGTCAGCAGCCGATACAG GTTATTGCCAGCAAGCCGTTTCAAGGTGGCACGCCGCAAATGATCACGACCACCACACAGAATGCCAAGCAAATGATTGGCGGCAATGCCGGTTTCCCCAACACTTATGCGATCCCGTCCAGCCAGTCACCGCAGGCGCTGCTCTTTACGCCGGTGCTTGCGCAGTCGCCGCAGCAGCAACAGAACCTTTTCAATTCCATGGTAGCCTCAGCCGCCAAtgcacaacagcagcagcagcaacaacaacagcagcaacagcaagcaCAAAACGTCAAAGCCACAACCGATGCGCAGAAGAGTCTGCAGCAGAAAGTGGTGCAAAAGGTGACCACCACCACGAACACCGTGCAATCGGCAACGGGCACTGCTGGTGGCGTggcacagcagcaacagcaacagtcgACCCAACAGTGTGTACAGGTGTCACAAGCGACCATGCCGACGCAGATTATTAGCCCGTTGCAGGGCGCCACCGGCACACAGCAAATGCAAATCGGTCCTTGGGTGCCGTTCTGGCAGAATCCGATCATAATACGCGGCACACAGCCGGACGGCACGCAGAGCATGTTCATCCAGCAGCCGGCATCACATCAAACCATACAGGCGCAACAGCAAAATC CGATTACTTTGCAGTGCAACGTCGCACAGCCCACCGCAAAGCCGCGCCAACAAATCGAAGCGCTCGCAcccaagcaacaacaaagccacCAGCAACAAgcccagcagcagcagcaacaaacggCTCAAGCCGTCGTAGCTGCACAACTGCAACAGCAAGCGATCACTGCTAGCCAATTGCAACAGCAAGTGGCGCAACGCGTACCGCAAATACTGCCACAGAATGGCGGACAAATACGTCCGGCCAGTTCGGTGTCGACACAAACGGCGCAGAATCAGAGTTTGCTGAAGAAGATGCGCACCAAGCAGCAACCCGTACGGCCGGCGCTGCCGACGATGAAGACTGAAAACGGCCAGCCGCAGCAGGTGAAAGCGCAAACGGTCGCCACAGCGGCGGGACTGCAGCAACAGGGCGCCACAATGCATCAGGTTGTGACGCCGGCGGGCAAGATGGTTGTGATGAGCACCGGCCCGTCGATAACCATACAAAATGGCCAGGCCATACAGCAGACCACCACGACGGGGCATGTGGataagcaacagcaacaacagcaacaacaacagatacaaatacaacaaatgcagaaacagcagcagcagcaacaacaagcgctgctacaacaacatttACTGCAGCAGCAATTCGCCTCGGCtatacaaatgcaacaacagcagcagcaacaacagcaattgcagcagcaacagcagccacAACAAATACAGCTGCAGGTGGCACCGCAAACATTCATaacacagcagcagcagcaacaggcgcaacaacaacagcaacagctacAAACACAACTGTTGCAACAGCAATtggtgcaacaacaacagcagcagcagcaacagcagcaacaacaacaacagcagcagcgtgagcagcagcaacagcaacagcaaaatatAATACATCAAATTGTTGTACAACAACAGCCGCAGCAAGCACAGGCTCAAGCGCATCAAcagcagccacaacaacaacaacagacgcACCTACCAACACAAATCGCCGGCGTACCATTTTCGGTGTCCTCCTCAACACCATCGAGCATCGCATCGTCTGCGGCCGCCGCATTGCAACAACACGCTGTCTATCAGTCGAAAGCTTCGACACTGCCGACCACTTCGGTGGTGACTATTACGAATCAGGCTGGCCCACTGGTGACCAGCACCATTGGTATTAATCAGACTGCAcaactgcagcagcagcaacaacaacagcagcaaagttTGCTGGCAGCCTCGCTTGCTGcttcgcaacaacaacaagcgcaacaACATGCACAGCAACAAGCGCAACAGCAGGCACAGCAGcagcatcaacaacagcaacaacaagctcAAGCTTTAGCACAACAACAAgctcagcagcaacaacaacaacagcaaaatcaaATGGCGCCACCAGCCGCTCAACCGCTGCCGCAGCCCAGCATTGTCTCCACACCCACACAGAGTCCACTGCTCGGCCTCACTTCCATGATGAACGCATCCATGGGTGGCCTACAGTCCTCACCGGTGActtcaacagcaacagcagcggccACTATGGCATCACCGATAAATAGTGGCGCAGGCGCTGGTGTGACAGCTGTGTCCTCGCTACCCGGCACGCCAATTAAAACGCTCTCGAAcgaacaacagcagcaacaacaacaactgcagcaacaacatcaactgCAACAGCAATACAAAAACGCTTTGGCCGCTCAGTCGCAAGCACATATAGTGGTGGGCAGCATTGCCTCCGAGGCGAATCGCACAATGCAAGTCACATCGGCCACCATAGCGGCCAACAGCAATCAAATGATACATTTGAATAACGCCAATGCAGCGAATGTGacagcagcggcggcggcagcagAATTGAAGGAAGCCGCAGCCAAAACAGCCATGGAAGCGCCGAAAGTAGCTACGCCTCAGCAACAAACGGTTGAGCCAACATCGGCCAgttccaccaccaccaccggtgcgacacaacagcaacaacaaatggcaGCTAATAATGCTACCAACGGCGGCAACTCTGCAGCAGCAACCACTGCCAATCAAGCGAACGCAGAAGCGGCTAAAGCTGCAAGTGCTATGGACACTACGCCGGCGCCAACAACGCCAACTACACCCACCACTACCGCTGCATCGCCAACGAAAAGTGTCGCGAATGTGACATCCCTTACCCAGTCCACTACACCATCGCCAACCAAAG GTGCTCGCAATGACAACGCCAAAACAGCCAACACTGAGGCAGAAAAGTCTGCTGCCGCCGCATCTTCTACAAACGACGATGGCAATACTCAAGTTGTTAAATCCAACAATGCAATCTCAATGTCTAAGAATATGTCCAGCATGGCAAACATTAAAGTGGAAAAGGACCTACCCAAAGCCATGATCAAGCCCAATGTGCTGACCCACGTCATCGAAGGTTTATTGATAAAGGAAGCCGACGAACCGTTCCCGGTGACACGACAGCGTTACACCGATAAGGACACCGAGGACGAGCCGCCCA AGAAAAAGATATCTTTGGATGAAGAGACGCACAACGCGATCAACCAAACCAACGGTGTCAGTGCGTTACCGCCCGATATGGTCGCCTGCGAGCAATGCGGCAAACCCGAACACAAAACGAAACTGAAGAAGAAACGCTTCTGTTCGCTAACATGCGCACGCCAATCGAAGGCATCGATGAACGAGCAACCAACCGAGGCGCCAACGCAGAGTAACAACAGCGTCAGCGCCGCCAGCAACCAGCAAAACAATGCCGAACAAATGTTGtccaacaacagcaagaacgCCAACGAGATCTCCAGTATTAGCAGCAACACAAATGAAGCGCCGGCGCCAGAGAAAATGCAAACGGACCAAATACCCTCCGCGCCTATTACAGGCTACAGCAATAATGTGgccgccaacaacaaacacgaAAATGCCGCGCTCGTTGCAGCTGAAGCGCAGCACGCGGCAAATGTGGCTGCCGCAGCCAATGCGGCGGCGGTCGCCACAGCTGCTGCTACCGCCAACGCCACGGCAGCCGGCAATGCCAGCGCTGCGACAGCACAAGCGTCCGCTGCTGCACCCGCGGAACGACCCGCCATGGCCGATTGGAGCGTGGCTGAGGTGTGCGAGTTCATACGCCACCTGCCCGGCTGCACGGACTACGTTGATGACTTCGAGCAGCAGGAGATCGACGGTCAGGCGTTGATGTTGCTCAAGGAGAATCATCTGGTGAATGCGATGGGCATGAAGTTGGGGCCGGCGCTGAAGATCGTCGCCAAGGTGGAGTCGATGAAGGAGCAGGCGCCAGCGCCGAATGCTGAGAAAGAGCTGCAGCAGTAG